A region from the Geobacter benzoatilyticus genome encodes:
- a CDS encoding methyl-accepting chemotaxis protein, which produces MLNDMKLGVRLIGSFVIMAIIVAVTGFFGIRSIGTVSSRVGTVLQNRYDQQKVALQLQAAEQTARADLLETMLSHADAKGVKEHIDSYYRSRDLIRRYSKGLLKGDSALGLQPALTDSVMESHAEALLETWAEYEKIAEKMIAYKKGVVDGSKVPSSIEESRLVSELSGASEFVTRDIDDLLETVKQLMQEIGKETGQVKTSISVTFIIVIFIAAALAIAFGIIATRNIIRRVDQMVGAVKGGAGGDLSCRVPITSGDELGLLGKDFNTMLETLGELVKKVSRSIIEVGQISANLFDASRRVLAAAEVQSDGVAQTSSAVTQINASIKEVSQGVDSLSLSAAETSSSVLEMAASIEEVALNAESLSQSVEEVSSSVVEMVASIKQISSSVANLMEVTSSTASSVAEMDSSIKQVEKNAMESATISEEVRRDAEVGQASVEATIAGINEIKRSSKITSEVIETLSGRVNDIGAILSVIDEVAEQTNLLALNAAIIAAQAGEHGKGFAVVADEIKELAERTSSSTREIAQLIKGVQDETTRAVEAIEVAEKSISDGEELSQRSGEALAKIVIGVQETTGQVESIARATMEQAKGSQMIREAMEQVSDMIGQIASATREQTKGSDMIMVAAERMKGLTSQVRVSTKEQAKVGNFIASSTENITTMIRQIKRACDEQTRGSEQIIRAVENIQESTETNLGAAKMMEDSVSRLSRQLDVLQGEMHSFKLENK; this is translated from the coding sequence ATGCTCAATGATATGAAACTCGGCGTACGGCTCATAGGCTCCTTTGTCATCATGGCAATCATTGTTGCCGTTACCGGATTTTTCGGAATCCGGAGCATCGGCACGGTTTCAAGTCGTGTCGGGACCGTTTTGCAGAACCGCTATGACCAGCAGAAGGTGGCCCTTCAGCTTCAGGCGGCCGAGCAGACTGCCAGAGCCGATCTTCTTGAAACTATGTTGAGCCATGCTGATGCCAAAGGGGTGAAGGAGCACATCGATTCCTACTACCGGAGCCGCGACCTCATCCGCCGCTACAGCAAGGGGCTGCTGAAGGGGGACAGCGCGCTGGGATTGCAGCCGGCGCTCACGGACAGCGTCATGGAGTCCCATGCCGAGGCTCTCCTGGAGACCTGGGCGGAATACGAGAAGATTGCCGAAAAGATGATTGCCTACAAAAAGGGCGTGGTTGACGGCAGCAAGGTTCCATCCTCGATTGAAGAATCCCGCCTGGTTTCGGAGCTGTCCGGCGCAAGCGAGTTCGTGACCCGTGACATCGACGACCTCCTGGAGACGGTCAAGCAGTTGATGCAGGAGATCGGGAAGGAAACGGGCCAAGTCAAGACATCCATAAGTGTGACCTTCATCATTGTGATTTTTATTGCCGCGGCACTGGCTATTGCCTTCGGCATTATCGCAACCCGGAACATAATCCGCCGGGTCGATCAGATGGTTGGCGCCGTCAAGGGTGGGGCGGGGGGGGATCTCTCCTGTCGGGTGCCCATTACGTCCGGAGATGAGCTGGGCCTGCTAGGCAAAGATTTCAACACAATGCTTGAAACCCTGGGCGAGCTGGTTAAGAAGGTGAGCCGCTCCATCATCGAGGTGGGGCAGATATCCGCCAACCTTTTCGATGCGTCGCGGCGGGTACTTGCGGCAGCGGAAGTCCAGTCGGATGGCGTTGCCCAGACGTCCTCGGCCGTTACGCAGATCAACGCTTCCATCAAAGAGGTTTCCCAGGGTGTGGACAGCCTTTCTCTCTCTGCGGCGGAGACTTCATCCTCAGTTCTGGAGATGGCGGCAAGCATCGAAGAGGTGGCTCTTAACGCGGAGTCCCTTTCCCAGTCCGTTGAGGAGGTCAGCTCGTCCGTTGTGGAGATGGTGGCCTCCATAAAGCAGATCAGCAGCAGTGTTGCGAACCTCATGGAGGTTACCTCATCTACCGCGTCGTCGGTGGCCGAGATGGACAGTTCCATCAAGCAGGTGGAGAAAAACGCCATGGAGTCGGCGACCATTTCCGAAGAGGTGCGCCGGGACGCCGAGGTTGGACAGGCTTCGGTGGAGGCAACCATCGCCGGCATCAACGAGATCAAACGTTCGTCAAAGATTACTTCAGAGGTGATTGAGACCCTTTCCGGAAGGGTTAACGACATCGGCGCCATCCTGTCGGTTATCGACGAAGTTGCCGAGCAGACCAACCTTCTGGCGCTGAATGCCGCCATTATTGCCGCCCAGGCAGGGGAGCACGGCAAGGGGTTTGCGGTAGTGGCCGATGAGATTAAAGAGCTGGCCGAACGGACTTCCAGCTCCACCCGCGAAATAGCCCAACTTATCAAGGGTGTCCAGGACGAGACCACGCGGGCTGTAGAGGCCATCGAAGTGGCAGAGAAGAGCATCTCTGACGGTGAGGAACTGTCGCAGCGCTCAGGCGAGGCTCTCGCCAAGATCGTTATCGGGGTTCAGGAAACCACCGGCCAGGTCGAGAGCATTGCCCGGGCCACCATGGAGCAAGCCAAGGGGAGCCAGATGATCCGCGAAGCCATGGAGCAGGTTTCCGACATGATCGGTCAGATTGCCAGTGCGACCCGCGAACAGACCAAGGGAAGCGACATGATAATGGTTGCTGCCGAACGGATGAAGGGGCTAACCTCGCAAGTGAGGGTCTCCACGAAGGAGCAGGCGAAGGTCGGGAATTTCATTGCCAGTTCCACGGAGAACATCACCACAATGATCCGTCAGATCAAGAGGGCATGCGACGAGCAGACCCGCGGCAGCGAGCAGATTATTCGCGCCGTGGAAAACATCCAGGAGTCCACGGAAACCAACCTGGGCGCCGCCAAGATGATGGAAGACTCGGTATCCCGCCTCTCGCGCCAGCTTGACGTGCTCCAGGGGGAAATGCACAGCTTCAAGCTTGAAAACAAGTGA
- the trpA gene encoding tryptophan synthase subunit alpha: MSRIAHAFDELKRNGKKALVTFITAGDPDLAVTGELIPLLAESGSDIIELGVPFSDPMADGPTIQLSSERALAAGTTLPKILSTVKSARVRTQVPIVLMGYYNPILMYGLDRFAADAADAGVDGVLLVDLPPEEAGEFKACADRHGLDVIFLLTPTSDEARIRTVVRRARGFIYYVSVTGVTGARSGVETTVAGNVAAIKGKTSIPVAVGFGISSPGQAASVAASADGVVVGSAIVKLFEQHRGDDLKEAITTFVSSLKQGVDG, encoded by the coding sequence ATGAGCAGAATCGCCCACGCATTCGACGAACTGAAACGCAATGGGAAAAAAGCGCTCGTTACGTTCATTACGGCCGGCGACCCTGATCTTGCCGTAACCGGGGAGCTGATCCCGCTTTTGGCTGAGAGCGGTTCGGATATCATTGAACTCGGAGTTCCTTTTTCCGACCCGATGGCCGACGGCCCCACCATTCAGCTTTCCTCCGAGCGCGCCCTGGCTGCGGGCACAACATTGCCGAAGATTTTATCTACAGTAAAATCGGCCCGCGTCCGTACCCAGGTCCCCATTGTACTCATGGGATACTACAATCCGATTCTGATGTACGGACTTGACCGTTTTGCGGCTGATGCCGCCGACGCCGGAGTTGATGGGGTTCTTCTGGTGGATCTCCCCCCCGAGGAGGCGGGCGAGTTCAAGGCGTGCGCAGACCGGCACGGGTTGGACGTAATCTTTCTCCTTACCCCCACATCCGACGAGGCGCGGATACGCACGGTGGTCCGCCGCGCCAGGGGATTCATCTACTATGTCTCGGTAACCGGAGTAACCGGGGCCAGGAGTGGCGTAGAGACGACGGTGGCCGGCAATGTCGCTGCCATTAAGGGGAAAACGTCGATCCCTGTGGCAGTGGGTTTCGGTATTTCTAGTCCCGGACAGGCAGCAAGCGTGGCTGCTTCGGCGGATGGCGTGGTTGTCGGGAGCGCCATAGTGAAGCTCTTCGAGCAGCATCGCGGAGATGACCTCAAAGAAGCGATAACAACATTTGTTTCCTCGCTGAAACAGGGAGTTGACGGGTAG
- the accD gene encoding acetyl-CoA carboxylase, carboxyltransferase subunit beta: protein MAWFKRDKAPSAADKRVKVPEGLLTKCVGCKANLLTKDLEKNINVCPQCGHHYRISARQRIDLLMDPGSFQEFDAGMTSLDVLSFKDSKSYQDRIQQAVAKGGSRDAVICGEGTIEAIPVQLAVFDFSFMGGSMGSVVGEKITRAIERGIEKRTPVIIISASGGARMQESILSLMQMAKTSAALAKLKDLGLPYISILTDPTTGGVTASFSMLGDVNMAEPKALIGFAGPRVIEQTIRQKLPEGFQRAEYLLDHGMVDLIVERKDMKAQLARILSMLYRG, encoded by the coding sequence ATGGCGTGGTTCAAACGCGACAAGGCGCCCAGCGCGGCCGACAAGAGGGTTAAGGTTCCCGAAGGGCTTCTGACCAAGTGCGTAGGCTGTAAGGCGAACCTTCTTACGAAGGATCTTGAGAAGAATATCAATGTCTGCCCCCAGTGCGGGCATCACTACCGTATTTCAGCCAGGCAGCGGATCGATCTGCTCATGGATCCGGGGAGCTTCCAGGAGTTCGATGCCGGAATGACGTCGTTGGACGTGCTTAGCTTCAAAGACTCCAAGAGCTACCAGGACCGCATCCAGCAGGCGGTGGCCAAGGGTGGCTCACGGGACGCGGTCATTTGCGGCGAGGGAACCATTGAGGCCATCCCTGTCCAGCTTGCCGTCTTCGATTTCTCCTTCATGGGGGGGAGCATGGGGAGCGTGGTGGGGGAAAAGATTACCCGTGCCATTGAGCGGGGGATCGAAAAACGGACTCCTGTAATCATCATCTCCGCCTCGGGCGGCGCGCGGATGCAGGAAAGCATTCTGTCGCTCATGCAGATGGCCAAGACCTCAGCGGCTCTGGCAAAGCTCAAGGACCTTGGACTTCCCTACATCTCCATCCTTACTGATCCCACCACCGGCGGCGTTACGGCCAGCTTTTCCATGCTGGGCGACGTAAATATGGCCGAACCCAAGGCTCTTATCGGTTTTGCCGGCCCCAGGGTCATCGAGCAGACCATCCGTCAGAAGCTTCCCGAGGGGTTCCAGCGGGCCGAGTATCTTCTTGACCACGGCATGGTGGACCTGATAGTTGAGCGCAAGGATATGAAGGCACAGTTGGCCAGGATCCTTTCAATGCTCTATCGCGGCTGA
- a CDS encoding bifunctional folylpolyglutamate synthase/dihydrofolate synthase — translation MTYEETLAYIYGLRRFGIKPGLSRVKTLLERLGNPHERLRSVHVAGTNGKGSTAAFLASIMTTSGRRTGLFTSPHLSRFTERICIDGTEITADAVCRLAGQVLAAAPDGTTFFEIVTAMALLYFAEEHVDIAILEAGMGGGSDATSIAGGTLSVITPVALDHCEWLGDSLADIAREKGGIIKPGRPVVLSAQPQEVLLAIQERCRDLDCSLVRFGTDFGAGWKADGLSYHGIERRLSGLEPGIGGRYQAVNAATALAAAELLAADGHSLTDEALRTGIAHARWPGRMELFAGNPAILLDGAHNPAGAHALAESLGDVPRRRLIVVAGVMGDKDAEGILAPILPLAHEVIAVTPAVERGCPSADLAALCRGQGVPSEDGGSVSGGLALARSRAEADDLILVCGSLYVVGEARSLLLDRHFEPFRG, via the coding sequence ATGACCTACGAGGAAACCCTTGCATATATCTACGGTCTGCGCCGCTTCGGGATAAAACCGGGGCTGTCGCGCGTTAAGACTCTCCTTGAGCGGCTTGGCAATCCCCATGAGCGGTTGCGGTCCGTTCATGTGGCCGGGACTAACGGCAAGGGTTCCACGGCGGCTTTTTTGGCGTCCATCATGACGACGAGCGGGCGCCGGACCGGTCTCTTCACTTCTCCCCATCTCTCCCGATTTACTGAACGGATCTGCATTGACGGTACCGAGATTACCGCTGATGCGGTTTGCCGTCTTGCCGGGCAGGTTCTGGCAGCCGCTCCGGACGGTACCACCTTTTTTGAAATCGTGACCGCCATGGCGCTGCTCTATTTTGCCGAGGAGCATGTGGATATCGCCATCCTGGAAGCAGGGATGGGTGGCGGCTCCGATGCCACCAGCATTGCCGGCGGCACCCTTTCGGTCATCACCCCCGTAGCTCTTGACCACTGCGAGTGGCTCGGAGATTCCCTGGCGGATATTGCCCGGGAAAAGGGCGGCATTATCAAGCCGGGGAGGCCGGTAGTGCTTTCGGCTCAACCCCAGGAGGTGCTCCTGGCTATTCAGGAGCGGTGCCGCGACCTCGACTGCTCCCTGGTACGTTTCGGAACGGATTTTGGTGCAGGCTGGAAAGCGGACGGCCTGTCCTACCATGGCATAGAGCGACGCCTCTCAGGCCTTGAGCCGGGAATTGGGGGGCGCTATCAGGCGGTGAACGCTGCAACGGCCCTTGCCGCTGCCGAGCTTCTCGCCGCTGACGGCCATTCTCTCACGGACGAAGCGCTTCGCACCGGTATCGCCCATGCCCGCTGGCCGGGCAGAATGGAGCTTTTCGCGGGTAATCCGGCCATTCTCCTCGATGGCGCGCACAACCCGGCGGGGGCCCATGCCCTGGCCGAATCCTTGGGCGACGTGCCGCGCCGGCGGCTTATTGTGGTTGCCGGGGTCATGGGGGACAAGGATGCGGAGGGTATTCTCGCGCCCATCCTGCCGCTGGCCCATGAGGTGATAGCCGTCACCCCTGCGGTCGAACGGGGATGCCCTTCGGCAGATCTTGCCGCCTTGTGCCGCGGTCAGGGCGTTCCCTCCGAAGATGGAGGTTCGGTATCCGGCGGCCTTGCCCTTGCCCGGAGCCGCGCCGAAGCTGACGATCTGATACTTGTCTGCGGCTCTCTTTATGTTGTTGGTGAGGCCAGGTCCCTTCTCCTTGACCGACATTTCGAACCTTTTAGAGGATAA
- a CDS encoding LPS-assembly protein LptD → MANSWSLRQLLSISTLVISLPAAALAQPDTGGPVHVEADTLTHEAALDRIEATGSVRISGRGMTLLSDRALLFPERNEAEALGNVTLMSNGDTLSADRLKINYEDETGEVEQGNAFIKDGNFHVRAARMFKLGPDSYRLEDGTFTTCDAERPSWKFSASDVNVTLGEYATGKHALLYLGDVPVFYLPYIIFPVKTERQSGFLVPRTGNTSKKGFTFNMAYYWAIDPSQDSTFNIDIQSKRGVGFGLDYRYIRKRGSEGEFRGYGIYDTEQQRFRGDMSQKHQEIISDTFNIKSDINLTTDRDFYRDFAEQTGVYNRNQLDSTMSVTKRFRRQVLVGEFRYMEDLREDVTDNRKTLQKLPAISLTGVRERLWDSPFFISHESSLTNFYRREGIKGQRLDLHPVLTSYAKPFGAVETSAWAGYRMRFYNAYDVPDNDGNNLSEADGLDGMGLVTAGGAVSSTMARVYDMGPGSLSKIRHVMIPELRYSFVQNRSQEELPFFDYGDRLVHENRVVYSLSNYLTGKFSPAGGGDPEYRELLYLKLSQGYDFSGTRRDLLTLVDEKRPFSDLMLEARVNPVKQISLALDSRVNVYDANISTTAVSADAKDESGNAAGVTYRYARDEVDYLEGRASVSLFKPIYANYAARYSFDRKDFLESLYALEYRHQCWSVIVTYRDRNDTKEFFVNFSLSGLGALGTVRVF, encoded by the coding sequence ATGGCAAATTCTTGGTCACTCAGACAACTCCTGTCCATATCCACCCTCGTTATCTCACTGCCGGCTGCGGCCCTTGCCCAGCCTGACACCGGCGGACCGGTGCATGTGGAAGCCGATACTCTTACCCACGAGGCTGCCCTGGACCGCATCGAGGCCACCGGCAGTGTCCGGATCAGCGGGCGGGGGATGACGCTCTTGTCCGACAGGGCACTGCTCTTCCCGGAACGGAACGAAGCCGAAGCTTTGGGGAACGTTACCCTCATGAGCAATGGCGATACGCTTAGTGCGGACCGGCTGAAAATCAACTATGAGGACGAGACCGGCGAAGTGGAACAGGGAAACGCCTTCATCAAAGATGGGAACTTCCATGTCCGCGCCGCACGGATGTTCAAGCTCGGTCCCGACAGTTACCGGCTTGAGGACGGTACTTTCACCACTTGCGATGCAGAGCGCCCCAGTTGGAAGTTTTCCGCCTCGGATGTAAATGTTACCCTTGGCGAGTACGCAACAGGGAAACACGCCTTGCTTTACCTTGGCGACGTACCGGTATTCTATCTTCCCTATATCATATTTCCGGTCAAGACAGAGCGGCAGTCGGGTTTTCTTGTCCCACGCACCGGCAATACCAGCAAAAAGGGTTTCACCTTCAACATGGCCTATTACTGGGCCATTGATCCCAGCCAGGATTCCACGTTCAATATCGATATCCAATCCAAGCGGGGGGTGGGTTTCGGCCTCGACTACCGTTATATCCGCAAGCGGGGAAGTGAAGGGGAGTTCCGGGGCTACGGCATTTATGATACCGAGCAGCAGCGATTCCGTGGCGATATGAGCCAGAAGCATCAGGAAATCATCTCCGATACCTTTAACATCAAGTCAGATATCAACCTTACCACCGACAGGGATTTCTATCGCGATTTCGCCGAACAGACCGGGGTCTACAACCGTAACCAGCTCGATTCGACCATGTCAGTCACCAAGCGTTTCCGCCGGCAGGTGCTTGTGGGTGAATTCCGGTACATGGAAGACCTGCGGGAAGATGTGACCGATAACCGCAAGACTCTCCAGAAACTCCCCGCCATCAGCCTGACCGGCGTCAGGGAGCGGCTGTGGGACTCTCCCTTCTTCATCTCCCATGAGTCGAGCCTGACCAACTTTTATCGCCGGGAGGGGATCAAGGGACAGCGCCTCGACCTCCATCCTGTACTGACCTCCTACGCGAAACCATTCGGGGCCGTTGAGACCTCGGCCTGGGCGGGATACCGGATGAGGTTCTACAATGCCTACGACGTTCCGGATAATGACGGCAACAATCTTTCCGAGGCCGACGGCCTTGATGGCATGGGGCTCGTCACGGCGGGGGGGGCGGTTTCGTCAACCATGGCACGGGTTTATGATATGGGCCCCGGCAGCCTCTCAAAGATCCGCCACGTCATGATTCCGGAGTTGCGCTACAGTTTCGTGCAGAACCGGTCCCAGGAGGAGCTGCCATTCTTTGACTACGGCGATCGGCTCGTTCATGAGAACCGGGTCGTCTACTCCCTGTCCAACTACCTCACCGGCAAGTTTTCCCCTGCCGGCGGCGGAGATCCGGAGTACCGGGAACTTCTCTACCTCAAGCTTTCCCAGGGGTACGATTTCAGCGGAACCCGCCGCGACCTGCTGACCCTTGTGGATGAGAAACGGCCCTTCTCCGATTTGATGCTGGAGGCCAGGGTCAATCCGGTTAAGCAGATTTCCCTTGCCCTCGACAGCCGCGTCAATGTCTACGATGCCAATATTTCAACCACCGCAGTCTCCGCCGATGCAAAGGACGAAAGCGGCAATGCCGCTGGAGTAACCTATCGCTATGCCCGTGATGAGGTAGACTATCTGGAGGGGAGGGCTTCTGTCTCCCTGTTCAAACCCATTTATGCCAACTATGCCGCCCGCTATTCCTTCGATCGCAAGGACTTCCTCGAGTCGTTATACGCGCTCGAATACCGGCATCAGTGCTGGAGCGTTATCGTTACCTACCGGGACCGCAACGATACCAAGGAATTTTTCGTCAACTTCTCCCTGTCGGGGTTAGGGGCGCTGGGGACGGTCAGGGTATTCTAG
- the rfbB gene encoding dTDP-glucose 4,6-dehydratase — MAETFIPRAVLVTGGAGFIGSNFINHFMAANPGCRVVNLDLLTYAGNLKNLVGVEKDPCYRFVRGDICDAELVSGLLAAERIEAVVHFAAESHVDRSITGPEIFVRTNVLGTQVLLEESRRHWDAKAVERFRFLHVSTDEVYGTLGETGYFTEETPIAANSPYSASKAGSDLIVRAYYETYGFPAFITRCSNNYGPYQFPEKLIPLMIHNIVNKKPLPVYGDGRNVRDWLHVKDHSTAIETVLKGGKPGEVFNVGGNNEWFNIDIVQLLCDLLDERLGRAKGESRGLITFVKDRLGHDRRYAISAAKIKRELGWEPSYTFERGIAETVDWYLANSAWVEEVTSGAYRDYYEKQYGGA; from the coding sequence ATGGCTGAGACATTCATTCCGCGGGCCGTTCTTGTCACCGGCGGCGCCGGGTTTATCGGTTCCAATTTCATTAATCACTTCATGGCGGCAAATCCCGGTTGCAGGGTGGTCAACCTGGACCTCCTTACGTACGCCGGCAACCTGAAAAATCTCGTGGGAGTGGAGAAAGATCCCTGCTACCGTTTTGTCCGGGGGGATATCTGCGATGCCGAGCTGGTCAGCGGACTCCTGGCCGCGGAGCGCATTGAAGCGGTTGTCCACTTTGCCGCCGAGTCCCATGTGGACCGTTCCATCACCGGCCCTGAGATCTTCGTCCGCACCAACGTCCTCGGCACCCAGGTGCTGCTGGAGGAGAGCCGCAGGCATTGGGATGCGAAGGCCGTCGAGCGGTTCCGGTTCCTCCATGTTTCCACCGACGAAGTGTACGGAACTCTCGGTGAAACCGGATACTTCACGGAAGAGACCCCAATCGCCGCCAATTCTCCCTATTCGGCCAGCAAGGCGGGGTCCGACCTCATCGTGCGCGCTTACTACGAGACCTACGGATTCCCCGCCTTCATCACACGCTGCTCCAACAACTACGGCCCCTACCAGTTCCCCGAAAAGCTCATACCGCTCATGATTCACAATATTGTGAACAAGAAGCCTCTGCCCGTCTACGGCGACGGCAGGAACGTCCGGGACTGGCTCCACGTGAAGGACCATTCCACGGCCATCGAGACGGTACTAAAGGGTGGAAAGCCGGGCGAGGTTTTCAATGTCGGCGGCAACAACGAATGGTTCAACATCGACATCGTGCAGCTCCTCTGCGATCTGCTGGATGAACGGCTCGGCAGGGCGAAGGGGGAGAGCCGCGGCCTCATCACCTTTGTGAAGGACCGCCTGGGGCACGACCGCCGTTACGCCATCAGCGCCGCAAAGATCAAGCGGGAGCTGGGCTGGGAGCCTTCCTATACCTTCGAACGGGGGATTGCCGAGACCGTCGACTGGTACCTCGCCAACAGCGCCTGGGTTGAGGAAGTCACGTCCGGCGCCTATCGCGATTACTACGAGAAGCAGTACGGAGGGGCATGA
- the rfbD gene encoding dTDP-4-dehydrorhamnose reductase — protein MLLVIGAKGMLGRDLMRVLPGDVRGVDIEDIDITSPESVRRLLLTLKPRVVVNCAAYTDVDGCESNTELAMRVNGEGVGNLAAATREIGALLVQLSTDYVFDGTKGTPYGEDDEVNPLSVYGKSKLLGEEMARKNSEHLIVRTQWLYGHGGKNFVETMLRLAGERKDIAVVDDQIGSPTWTLDLSLAISELIDNNCRGTYHAANRGTCSWFEFAGAIFEEAGVAMAVRPQTTAELNRPARRPLFSVLDCGKLTHDAGLELEGWREALKSYMERRSEAGLS, from the coding sequence ATGCTGCTGGTCATCGGGGCAAAAGGGATGCTTGGCAGGGACCTCATGCGGGTGCTGCCGGGGGATGTGCGGGGAGTGGATATCGAGGACATCGACATCACCTCTCCGGAATCGGTGCGCCGGCTGCTTCTTACCCTCAAGCCGCGGGTCGTGGTGAACTGCGCGGCCTATACCGATGTGGACGGCTGCGAAAGCAACACAGAGCTTGCGATGCGGGTGAACGGCGAAGGTGTCGGCAACCTGGCTGCTGCGACCCGCGAAATCGGGGCGCTGCTGGTGCAGCTGAGCACCGATTACGTCTTCGACGGCACCAAGGGGACTCCCTATGGGGAGGATGACGAGGTGAACCCCTTGAGCGTCTACGGGAAGTCGAAGCTCCTGGGGGAGGAGATGGCGCGGAAGAACTCCGAGCATCTCATCGTGCGGACCCAGTGGCTCTACGGCCATGGCGGCAAAAACTTCGTGGAGACCATGCTGCGCCTTGCCGGCGAGAGGAAGGATATCGCCGTGGTGGACGATCAGATCGGCTCCCCCACCTGGACTTTGGACCTCTCGCTGGCCATCAGCGAACTGATCGACAATAACTGTCGTGGCACCTACCATGCCGCCAATCGGGGTACCTGCTCCTGGTTCGAGTTCGCCGGAGCGATTTTTGAAGAGGCCGGGGTGGCGATGGCCGTCAGGCCCCAGACTACCGCTGAACTCAACCGTCCGGCCCGGCGGCCGCTCTTTTCGGTCCTCGACTGCGGGAAGCTGACCCACGATGCGGGACTGGAGCTCGAGGGGTGGCGCGAGGCGCTCAAGTCATATATGGAGAGACGGTCAGAGGCCGGACTGTCCTGA
- a CDS encoding cupin domain-containing protein gives MERGERPWGTYTVLDESNGYKIKRIEVNPGQRLSLQMHHHRSEHWIVVSGTAKVTCGEDEYMVNVNESTFISIGKNHRLENPGKIPLVIIEVQSGEYLGEDDIVRFDDDYRRCEAAVEPLPGE, from the coding sequence ATGGAACGGGGCGAGCGCCCCTGGGGGACATATACCGTCCTTGATGAGAGCAATGGCTACAAGATCAAGCGGATCGAGGTGAATCCGGGGCAGAGGCTTTCACTCCAGATGCACCATCACCGCAGCGAGCACTGGATAGTAGTCTCCGGCACCGCTAAAGTCACCTGCGGCGAAGACGAGTACATGGTCAACGTCAACGAGTCCACCTTCATCTCCATCGGCAAGAACCACCGCCTGGAGAATCCCGGCAAGATCCCCCTCGTCATCATCGAGGTCCAGAGCGGTGAATATCTGGGAGAAGACGACATCGTCCGTTTCGACGACGATTATCGGCGCTGCGAGGCGGCGGTTGAGCCGCTGCCCGGCGAGTAA